A genomic window from Sparus aurata chromosome 14, fSpaAur1.1, whole genome shotgun sequence includes:
- the LOC115595220 gene encoding uncharacterized protein LOC115595220, which produces METISSYVLTETSFLHMEDKISSDELEEQICSDLDVPLLPPRTFIDLLEMYLSSITNEAWISLADDNTDADTVMLLTEMCCKIVEMVSILILIGVAPQVHHYAQISMRDASSSCNTSVTRNGIEAPQMERNYSTVTAEDVEASVGYSLHICLGMVMKVNMKKRSDNSQQLLQLVAKEVARGVNHGLAVITNLHSASIKQLHQSVKTEIAESDTRQMVYQVTQILKKCLVKIFNDKDKGNYMCQEYRVIEVTPYNFEQQQQLVEEEVVENLSISSILAVITKSTTPHSVENETLNSDTQLQSKDIDPVSETHTLVPGGEGFHLGNGSTPLCQKKQESPASSQSGETETLKCKTQHKNRIRFFEQKNNKDSPVSETNTSMSDNDVFHIGNGSTPLHQKKKKKGPAITRMFPRISWAVTSLISFIGCGPQYE; this is translated from the exons ATGGAGACCATATCTAGTTACGTTTTGACGGAGACATCGTTCCTCCACATGGAGGACAAG ATTTCATCAGATGAACTGGAAGAGCAGATATGCAGCGATTTGGATGTGCCTCTGTTACCACCAAGGACCTTCATCGATTTGCTCGAGATGTATCTCAGTTCTATAACAAATGAGGCATGGATCTCCCTGGCAGATGACAACACTGATGCTGACACAGTCATGCTGCTGACTGAGATGTGTTGCAAGATTGTGGAAATGGTCTCGATCTTGATATTGATTGGTGTAGCACCTCAGGTTCACCACTATGCACAGATTTCCATGAGAGATGCCAGCAGCTCCTGCAACACTTCTGTCACAAGGAACGGGATTGAGGCTCCACAGATGGAGCGTAACTACTccacagtgacagcagaggaTGTCGAAGCTAGCGTGGGATATTCGCTTCACATCTGTCTTGGAATGGTGATGAAAGTGAACATGAAGAAGAGGTCTGACAACTCCCAACAGCTGTTGCAGCTTGTTGCTAAAGAGGTGGCCAGGGGAGTGAACCATGGACTGGCTGTTATCACAAACCTCCACTCTGCCTCTATTAAACAACTGCATCAATCTGTTAAGACTGAAATAGCGGAATCTGACACCAGGCAAATGGTTTACCAGGTCACCCAAATATTGAAAAAGTGCCTGGTCAAGATCTTCAATGATAAGGACAAAGGCAACTATATGTGTCAGGAATATAGAGTCATAGAGGTGACACCTTACAACtttgaacaacagcagcagctggttgaGGAAGAAGTGGTCGAGAATCTTTCCATATCCAGCATATTGGCTGTAATCACAAAATCAACCACCCCTCACTCTGTTGAGAATGAAACACTGAACTCTGATACTCAGCTTCAAAGCAAAGACATTGATCCAGTCTCTGAGACTCACACATTGGTGCCTGGCGGTGAAGGCTTCCATCTTGGGAATGGATCAACACCCCTGTGTCAGAAGAAACAGGAGAGCCCTGCCTCTTCTCAATCTGGAGagactgaaacactgaaatgtaaaaCTCAGCATAAAAACCGGATCAGGTTTTtcgaacaaaaaaacaacaaggatTCTCCAGTCTCAGAGACTAACACATCAATGTCTGACAATGACGTCTTCCACATTGGTAATGGATCAACACCGCTgcatcagaagaagaagaagaagggccCTGCCATCACAAGAATGTTCCCTCGCATATCctgggctgtgacatcacttaTCAGCTTCATTGGCTGTGGACCACAGTATGAGTAA